A genomic stretch from Chryseobacterium sp. SNU WT5 includes:
- a CDS encoding nucleotide pyrophosphohydrolase: MEITKLQKEVDEWIKNIGVRYFNELTNMAMLTEEVGEVARIIARRYGEQSEKESDKTKDLGEELADVLFVTLCLANQTGTNLQEAFDRKMKVKTDRDKDRHQNNEKLK; encoded by the coding sequence ATGGAAATCACAAAACTTCAAAAAGAAGTTGACGAATGGATTAAAAACATAGGCGTTCGTTATTTTAACGAACTTACCAATATGGCAATGCTTACGGAAGAAGTTGGTGAAGTCGCCCGAATTATTGCCCGCCGTTATGGCGAGCAAAGTGAAAAGGAATCTGATAAAACGAAAGACCTTGGTGAAGAATTAGCCGATGTTTTATTTGTAACTTTATGTTTGGCCAATCAAACCGGAACCAATTTACAGGAGGCGTTTGACCGGAAAATGAAAGTCAAAACTGATCGCGATAAGGATCGTCATCAAAATAACGAGAAATTAAAATAA